AGGTTATCTTTTTCATGGAGAAGAGACACGTGCAGATTCTGCTCGTTTATCTGGCAAAGTGACGTTCAATCGAAAACATCCGGTTTTTGATGAATTTGCATTTACGAATACATTTGCAGAAGATGAAGTGCAAACTCGTCAAAGTATACCCGCTCCAGCTCAGTTTTTTGCTGAGTTAGTTCGAGGGAAAAATCAGGAAAAAGTTTTTCAATACTATACTGATTATGAAGAATTATATCAAGATATCGCCCAAGCTTATCGTCAGACGATTTTAGAATTATATCGTTTAGGATGTCGCAATGTAAAATTAGATGACTGTACATGGGGAATGTTAGTAGACAAAGGCTATTGGCAGAGTATGACCAATGAAGATTACGATCTTCAAGAAATTCAAGATTTATATTTACAATTAAATAATGCGGCTTTAAAAGATTTACCAGCTGATTTGCACATAACGACTCATGTTTGTAGAGGGAACTATCATTCAACTTTTGCTTCTTCTGGTGGTTATGAACCTGTAGCTCAAACATTGTTTGATAAAGAAAACGTCGAAGCTTTTTTCTTAGAATTTGACGATGATCGTTCTGGTGATTTTGCTCCGCTACGTTTTGTCCCAGAAGGAAAGCAAGTTGTTTTAGGTTTGGTTACTAGTAAAAGTGGTAAGCTAGAGGATAAGCAAGTAATTATTGACCGCATTTATGAAGCTAATCAATATGTGCCTTTAGAGTACTTGAATCTTAGCCCGCAATGTGGTTTTGCTTCTACTGAAGAGGGCAATATTTTAACAGAACAACAACAGTGGGAAAAACTACGCCTGATCATTGCAATTACTCAAGAAGTTTGGGGATAGAAAAACAGAGGCATTGAATTTCTCTGAAATTTATGATTAAGTAATAAGTGAAGCTAAATTTTAGGAAAGAGAGCCTGACCAATAAATGAAACGGAATTATTTGCTTTTGATATTGATGGAACGTTGTTGGATTCGGATAAACGGCCCTTAGCTAGTACGATTGAAGCTTTACAAGAATTAAGAAGCGCAGGTCATTTTGTCACATTAGCAACAGGACGAACACGTTTTTTGGCTCAAGATTTAATTTATCAGTTAGAGTTTGATAACTATATTTTATGTAATGGTTCTGCTGCTTTTTTGAATCATAATCAAGTGTACAAGCACTTATTACCACAAATAGAGATGCAACATTTTGTGAAAGAAGCAAATGGCTTAGGAATCGATACGGTCTTTGTAGGTATTGATGCTTATAAACGAAATACTTCTTTTAATGTAGCAAATATAGAAAATGCGATGCATTCGGTAGGATCTACGGCGCCTGAATTGGACTACAATTTTGCCAAAAGAGAGGACATCTACCAAGGACTAGCTTTTTATGATACATCCTTGGAACATTATTTTGATGAAAAATACCCTAATCTATCTTTTGTACGTTGGCATGAAAATGGCGTAGATGTAATACCAAAAGGTGGTTCCAAAGCAGCAACGATTCTTGCGATCGCTCACCGTCTAGGAATTGATCAAAAAGATATTGTTTCTTTTGGTGATGGTATGAATGACCGTGAAATGTTACAAGCTTCCGGTTGTGGAGTTGCCATGGGAAATGCTTCAGAAGAAGTTGTAGCATGTGCAAACCGCGTAACTGATGATAATGATCACGATGGTATTTGGCAGGCTTTGGACGAACTAGGTTTTTTAAATAGAGCAATTGAAAAAAGAGCATAAAATCAATTAAACCTTGTAAAAAGGCTCTTTGTCAAATCGTGTTGGTTACCAAAAAACAAAGAATAAAGTCTCAAGCAGTTGGGCTCTCTTAAAGGTCTAACTGCTTTTTCTTTTATGCTTGAGGGAAACTTCTGGAGAAACGGATTGAAAATATTTCCCCCGATATAAGAAGATCCTTTCTCGAAAGTTTTGGAAATTACGAAAACCGTAAGCCACGCGTTTAAGGACTTTAATGTGATTATTTAACCCTTCGAGCGGCCCATTGGAATAAGGGACAGTAAAAGCCCAAGCAATCTCTTGATGATAGACTTTAAAGGTTTGAATGACGGTTTGAAAAGCTTTGGGTAAAAAAGCATAATCCTCGGCTAATAATTGATCAAATTTTTGTTGGTTCTTCCCATGAATAGCCGAAAGAAACGCTTGATAGACACGGTACCCTTGGCGCAATTCCGAACTATAAGCTAACAGACGGTCGACAATATCTTGTTCTGTTAAATGGGCTCGAAAACTAGGACGCCAATGGCGTTGCTCGTAATCCAATTCCCAAGCATTTTTTTGAAGTAATTTCCAAAACTTTTTAAGATGTTTATGCGGCCCTGTCTTGGAAGCAAAACTTTTCATTACTTGCGTGCGTTGGTTTTGGAACGCGCGACCAATATGTTGGCTAATATGAAAACGATCAATAACCAGCTGAGCATTGGGAAAGAAGGTTTTTACTAAAGAAGCGTAAGGACTATAAAAATCAGAAACGACAAATTGCACATGCTTACGAGCTTGCGAATCATAACGAGCAAAATACCGTTGTAAGTGGGGGAGTTGCCGGTTGGCAACAATATCTAACAACTGGTGAGATTGGCCGTCCATCATAATGAAGCTCATAGCCCCTGCGACACGATTCACTGATTGAAATTCGTCAAAACAAAGGACTTCGGGTAAGGAATCCTTTGAGGGACGTTGGCTTTTTTCAAAACGGCGGAGTTCTCTTAAAACCGTCGTAGGTGACACGTGTTTCATCCGAGCAATCGTAGCCATAGAGAAGGGTTCCATTAGTTTTTCGTCAATGGAAAGTTTCACTCGACGGGCAATGGAACAATAACGATCCGCTACGGAAGACGCGGCAATAAAAGTTTTCCCGCAAATTTTGCATCGAAAACGTTGTTTCTTTATCTTTAAGTAGGTTTTATATTCACTGACATCGTTAAGTAAATACCTGACAGTTTTAAATCCCCATTTAACAAAATGCTGGGGATCTTCCACCCCACAATGAAAACAAGACTGGGCTTGGTAGGTTAGCTTACCGTAGAAAACAAAGCTCATTTCTCCAGCAATTTTCTCTTTACGAAAACAGTCTTCACTAAATGTCAGATGAAGATCTAGAATATCTAAGATTTCTTTAGTATAATGAGTTATGGACACCTTGAAACACTCCTTTGTTTAGTTTTAGTCGACTTTATTCTAAAGGATTTCAAGGTGTCTGTTTATTTTTCTGCTCAAAAAATAAGTGCTGGTCCCAAGAAATAGTTTCTCGGTTACCAACACTAGAAATTATAGAGCCTGTAAAAACGGAGTCAACTCCAGTTTTACAAGGTTTTTTATAAGTAAAGTAACTATTTAAACCAATGACATAGCCAAGTGTTTAGAAAAATACATGATTTTTCACCTATTTTTCTTTAATCTCACTATAATATTTCATATTAGAGACAATCATAAGAAGACCTAAGACGATAATACTGAAGATTTGCGATTCGCCAGTTAGCATTGAATAGGCTATTAGTATGAGAATACCAACAAATATCCCAACTTGGGTGAGGGAAAATGTTTTATAAAGGGCTGTCGTCATAATATGTCGTTCCCCTTCATCGGAGGCAAGTAATAGTTTATCTGTATAGTTTTTATCGGATGGTTGAGGCAAGTTTCGTTCTGGGTACAGTTTACTTACAAGCCTTGTTGTTTTAATAAGAAATATTAGAGACATAATATAGACGGTAGAAGAAAATAAAATCACCGGTAAATTATAATAGGTAATCAATGGTATCGCAAGGCTGACTAGGGATAGTACAAACCCTATTATGCTGTATATTTGGATTTCGTTATGCTTATTGTAGCGATATTTGTCATAAGAATCTTCGTCCATATATTTCAAGTAGTCTTTGGCTACCGACAACACGCGACGATATTGAAAGACCCCCAGGATAATAAAAAGAGCTGCTACTATTGCTGTTATGATACTAACCCACATGTAGAAACGGTCTGTAGAAACATCGCCTCCTATACTTCGAGCAGTGCTTGAAACAAGTAAACCGACAGCTGCTCCTATAATTAAATATAAGACGATTTTTAAAGTTTTCTTCATTCTATAGTTCCTCCTCTTCAAAGATAAAGATATTTTCAATTGGTTCGTTAAAAATGTTAGCCATTCGTTTGGCAATTAGCAGCGACGGAATATATTCTTCTCGTTCGATTAAACTAATAGTCTGTCTTGTAACCTTTGCGCATTTAGCGAGTTCTGTTTGGTTTAAGCCTTCACGCGCACGCAATTCTTTGAGTCTGGTCTTCATAGTTGCATCCCTCTTCGTATTTTCCAAATCTCATCATCAGTATCTCTACCATAAATGTAACACATATAAGTCAATATGACAAATAAACTTGTCAAAAGGTAAAATACAATAGTCAAAGGTAATGTAAAAAAGAATAGTTGCATTTATCTATTAGTATAAAAACAAAAATGAGAATGTTTTTATACTAAAACAACGATTGCCTAAACCGACAATCTTTTACAAGATTTACTTTACAAATTAGGCAAAACCTTTTTTTTAAAACATAAAACGATTATAATAGGAAAAAGATGAAAAAAGAGAAGAGGAAAATGTGTGCGGATTTTATTTATAGGTGACGTTGTTGGTTCCTTAGGCAGAAAGGCAGTCACTGAACATTTGCCAAAATTAAAAAAAGAATATGCCCCTCAAGTAACTATTGCTAATGGAGAAAATGCCGCAGGGGGCAGAGGTATTACTGAAAAAATTTATAAGACGTTTCTACAAGAAGGTATCGACGTTGTCACCTTGGGCAATCATGCTTGGGATAATCGAGAGATTTTTGAATTTATTTCTGAAGCGAAACGCATGATTCGTCCAGCCAATTTTCCTAAACAGGCACCAGGGACAGGGCTTGTTTTTGTTAAGGTGAATGATATCGAATTAGCCGTGATTAACCTGCAAGGACGCTCATTTATGGCAGATATCGATGACCCATTCACTAAAGCGGACGAACTTGTTGCGCAAGCTGCTAAAAGAACTTCCCATATCTTTGTTGACTTTCATGCAGAAACTACAAGTGAAAAACAAGCTATGGGATGGTATTTAGATGGACGAGTTTCTGCCATAGTAGGAACACATACACACGTACAAACCAATGATGCCCGTGTTTTGCCTGGAGGAACTGCTTATCTGACTGATGTAGGGATGACAGGGCCTTATGATGCTATTTTAGGGATGAAAAAAGAACCTGTAATTGAAAAATTTAT
This region of Tetragenococcus osmophilus genomic DNA includes:
- a CDS encoding TIGR00282 family metallophosphoesterase; the protein is MRILFIGDVVGSLGRKAVTEHLPKLKKEYAPQVTIANGENAAGGRGITEKIYKTFLQEGIDVVTLGNHAWDNREIFEFISEAKRMIRPANFPKQAPGTGLVFVKVNDIELAVINLQGRSFMADIDDPFTKADELVAQAAKRTSHIFVDFHAETTSEKQAMGWYLDGRVSAIVGTHTHVQTNDARVLPGGTAYLTDVGMTGPYDAILGMKKEPVIEKFITALPKRFEVVENGRSVLSACILEIDARNGKTKNISPILINEDQPFLG
- a CDS encoding 5-methyltetrahydropteroyltriglutamate--homocysteine S-methyltransferase — protein: MGKQVVSQRAVNRYDIVGSFLRPKVLKEARKKYGREEISLQELRKVEDQEITKLINKEKEVGLVYITDGEFRRSYWHLDFFWGFNGVEHNVMDQGYLFHGEETRADSARLSGKVTFNRKHPVFDEFAFTNTFAEDEVQTRQSIPAPAQFFAELVRGKNQEKVFQYYTDYEELYQDIAQAYRQTILELYRLGCRNVKLDDCTWGMLVDKGYWQSMTNEDYDLQEIQDLYLQLNNAALKDLPADLHITTHVCRGNYHSTFASSGGYEPVAQTLFDKENVEAFFLEFDDDRSGDFAPLRFVPEGKQVVLGLVTSKSGKLEDKQVIIDRIYEANQYVPLEYLNLSPQCGFASTEEGNILTEQQQWEKLRLIIAITQEVWG
- a CDS encoding Cof-type HAD-IIB family hydrolase; the encoded protein is MDSDKRPLASTIEALQELRSAGHFVTLATGRTRFLAQDLIYQLEFDNYILCNGSAAFLNHNQVYKHLLPQIEMQHFVKEANGLGIDTVFVGIDAYKRNTSFNVANIENAMHSVGSTAPELDYNFAKREDIYQGLAFYDTSLEHYFDEKYPNLSFVRWHENGVDVIPKGGSKAATILAIAHRLGIDQKDIVSFGDGMNDREMLQASGCGVAMGNASEEVVACANRVTDDNDHDGIWQALDELGFLNRAIEKRA
- a CDS encoding DUF3169 family protein; translated protein: MKKTLKIVLYLIIGAAVGLLVSSTARSIGGDVSTDRFYMWVSIITAIVAALFIILGVFQYRRVLSVAKDYLKYMDEDSYDKYRYNKHNEIQIYSIIGFVLSLVSLAIPLITYYNLPVILFSSTVYIMSLIFLIKTTRLVSKLYPERNLPQPSDKNYTDKLLLASDEGERHIMTTALYKTFSLTQVGIFVGILILIAYSMLTGESQIFSIIVLGLLMIVSNMKYYSEIKEK
- a CDS encoding helix-turn-helix transcriptional regulator, with protein sequence MKTRLKELRAREGLNQTELAKCAKVTRQTISLIEREEYIPSLLIAKRMANIFNEPIENIFIFEEEEL
- a CDS encoding ISL3 family transposase translates to MSITHYTKEILDILDLHLTFSEDCFRKEKIAGEMSFVFYGKLTYQAQSCFHCGVEDPQHFVKWGFKTVRYLLNDVSEYKTYLKIKKQRFRCKICGKTFIAASSVADRYCSIARRVKLSIDEKLMEPFSMATIARMKHVSPTTVLRELRRFEKSQRPSKDSLPEVLCFDEFQSVNRVAGAMSFIMMDGQSHQLLDIVANRQLPHLQRYFARYDSQARKHVQFVVSDFYSPYASLVKTFFPNAQLVIDRFHISQHIGRAFQNQRTQVMKSFASKTGPHKHLKKFWKLLQKNAWELDYEQRHWRPSFRAHLTEQDIVDRLLAYSSELRQGYRVYQAFLSAIHGKNQQKFDQLLAEDYAFLPKAFQTVIQTFKVYHQEIAWAFTVPYSNGPLEGLNNHIKVLKRVAYGFRNFQNFRERIFLYRGKYFQSVSPEVSLKHKRKSS